In a single window of the Paenibacillus sp. MMS20-IR301 genome:
- a CDS encoding helix-turn-helix domain-containing protein, with protein MRQKLEQLTGKKTGIKQLGRQHSASLFGAGSDKDQDQPVFHEGYLWIPLYENDARITAVWVETEGLSPLELQLANYAGRNFAIALKATGIKEEGEVEARQLSSWLNAQLEQEKDDTEIPDEITLKGRLFGDMIPFMLVSENVHNPQMTYRSLMKLLRSYFENEVLLIPLQEKEWIILARKELLTGGDDKEDEEESAEDLLSQTSMGLHELIASEWVGVFHLAVAPAIIPVKGLTGAATLLRETIVLGRIFQVGDYIHLPWELHMERLVNSIPDDRRRQLLGQIGDYTSVLADKEMLLTLETFFEMDCNVSETAKKLYIHRNTLLYRLDKIKQETGADVRSFGDAAIVKLAMLLYKVTKRK; from the coding sequence TTGCGTCAAAAACTGGAGCAGCTCACGGGAAAGAAAACCGGAATCAAGCAGCTTGGGAGGCAGCATTCAGCTTCTCTCTTTGGTGCGGGTTCTGATAAGGACCAAGATCAGCCTGTATTCCATGAGGGTTATCTGTGGATTCCCCTGTATGAGAATGATGCCAGAATAACCGCAGTATGGGTGGAGACAGAAGGGCTGTCTCCGCTGGAGCTCCAGCTGGCTAATTATGCCGGACGAAATTTTGCAATAGCCCTTAAAGCCACAGGCATTAAGGAAGAGGGCGAGGTGGAGGCACGCCAGTTAAGCAGCTGGTTGAATGCACAGCTCGAACAAGAGAAGGATGATACTGAGATTCCTGATGAGATTACGCTGAAGGGCCGGCTGTTTGGGGATATGATTCCTTTTATGCTGGTCAGTGAGAATGTCCATAATCCGCAGATGACTTACCGATCCTTAATGAAGCTGCTGCGCAGTTACTTCGAGAATGAAGTGCTGCTTATTCCGCTGCAGGAAAAGGAATGGATTATTTTAGCCCGGAAGGAACTGCTCACCGGCGGGGATGATAAGGAAGATGAGGAAGAGAGTGCAGAGGACCTGCTGTCTCAGACCTCAATGGGGCTGCATGAGCTGATTGCCAGTGAGTGGGTAGGTGTATTCCATCTCGCGGTGGCACCAGCGATTATTCCGGTTAAAGGCTTGACCGGTGCCGCTACTCTGCTGCGGGAGACGATTGTGCTCGGACGGATTTTTCAGGTGGGGGATTATATTCATCTGCCGTGGGAGCTTCACATGGAGCGGCTGGTGAACAGTATTCCTGACGACCGCCGCAGACAGCTGCTGGGACAGATCGGCGATTACACGTCAGTGCTGGCGGATAAGGAAATGCTGCTGACGCTGGAAACCTTTTTTGAGATGGACTGTAATGTCAGTGAGACGGCTAAGAAGCTGTACATCCACCGGAACACGCTGCTGTACAGGCTGGATAAGATCAAACAGGAAACCGGGGCAGATGTACGCAGCTTCGGCGATGCCGCTATTGTGAAGTTAGCCATGTTATTGTATAAAGTGACGAAAAGAAAATAG
- a CDS encoding sn-glycerol-3-phosphate ABC transporter ATP-binding protein UgpC produces the protein MAGVRLEHIFKKYPGSDKATVIDINLDIKDKEFLVLVGPSGCGKSTTLRMIAGLEEISEGKMYIGDRVVNDVAPKDRDIAMVFQSYALYPHMSVYQNMAFGLKLRKVKKEEIDKKVREAAKILDIEHLLERKPKALSGGQRQRVALGRAIVRDPQVFLMDEPLSNLDAKLRGQMRAEITKLVKRLETTCIYVTHDQTEAMTMGDRIVVMYDGIIQQAASPEELYNEPKNLFVAGFIGSPTMNFINGTLSEVNGSVRFRAENLDVEVPGGKATILRNKGFIGKDVIMGVRPEDIHEEPVFLEASPNTIFTSMVDVTENLGHEMLLYLSGLGSNTVIARVDGRSTTREGSKPKLAIDMNKIHIFDKESELNVLLG, from the coding sequence ATGGCAGGCGTACGTTTAGAGCATATTTTCAAAAAATACCCGGGTTCTGATAAAGCAACAGTAATCGATATCAATCTTGATATTAAAGATAAGGAATTCCTCGTACTGGTTGGTCCTTCCGGTTGCGGTAAATCCACAACACTGCGTATGATCGCAGGTCTGGAAGAAATCTCCGAAGGTAAGATGTATATTGGTGACCGTGTAGTAAATGACGTGGCTCCTAAAGACCGCGATATCGCGATGGTATTCCAATCCTACGCCCTGTACCCGCACATGAGCGTGTACCAGAACATGGCTTTCGGTTTGAAACTGCGCAAAGTGAAGAAAGAAGAAATCGACAAGAAAGTACGCGAAGCAGCCAAAATCCTCGATATCGAGCATTTGCTGGAACGCAAACCTAAGGCATTGTCCGGTGGTCAACGTCAACGTGTCGCTTTGGGCCGCGCTATCGTGCGTGATCCGCAAGTCTTCCTGATGGATGAGCCTCTTTCCAACTTGGATGCGAAACTTCGTGGTCAAATGCGTGCGGAAATCACTAAGCTGGTTAAACGCCTTGAAACCACTTGTATCTATGTAACGCATGACCAGACAGAAGCTATGACGATGGGTGACCGTATCGTAGTTATGTACGATGGTATCATCCAGCAGGCTGCTTCTCCTGAAGAGCTGTACAATGAGCCTAAGAACCTGTTCGTAGCCGGATTTATCGGATCCCCTACAATGAACTTTATCAATGGTACTCTTTCCGAAGTTAACGGTTCTGTTCGCTTCCGTGCTGAGAATCTTGATGTTGAAGTTCCAGGCGGCAAAGCTACAATCCTGCGTAACAAAGGTTTCATCGGTAAAGATGTAATCATGGGCGTTCGTCCAGAAGATATCCATGAAGAGCCAGTATTCCTGGAAGCTTCCCCTAACACAATCTTCACTTCGATGGTTGATGTTACTGAAAACCTTGGTCATGAAATGCTCCTCTACTTGAGCGGCCTTGGTTCCAACACTGTAATTGCCCGTGTAGATGGACGTTCCACTACCCGTGAAGGCAGCAAGCCTAAATTGGCAATCGACATGAACAAAATCCACATCTTTGATAAAGAATCCGAACTTAACGTTCTGCTGGGCTAA